Proteins from a genomic interval of Plodia interpunctella isolate USDA-ARS_2022_Savannah chromosome 20, ilPloInte3.2, whole genome shotgun sequence:
- the LOC128678648 gene encoding uncharacterized protein LOC128678648, with product MLYFCRFLCMSLFLLFFMATAIEKDNPFTSVVRESLLNTARTCMDKTNTSEADLEYLRNDPPYPEKTACIIKCLLEKIGIVKNNKYFKPGFVTAVTPLVFKNKKKLEHMKSVSEKCEKEVKHSGATSCELGNEIVTCIYKYAPELHMKA from the exons atgttgtactTTTGTAGATTTTTGTGTATGAGTCTATTTTTGCTGTTTTTTATGGCGACCGCTATTGAAAAAG ATAACCCGTTCACATCAGTAGTCAGGGAGAGCCTGCTCAACACAGCCCGGACCTGTATGGACAAGACGAATACTTCGGAAGCCGACCTGGAGTATCTAAGGAATGACCCGCCTTATCCTGAAAAAACGGCGTGTATCATCAAATGCTTGCTGGAAAAA ATTGGTATCGTCAAGAACAACAAATACTTCAAACCAGGTTTCGTAACGGCTGTCACTCCACTTGTCTTCAAAAACAAGAAGAAGTTAGAGCACATGAAGTCTGTCTCGGAAAAGTGTGAAAAAGAG gtgAAGCACAGTGGAGCAACTTCGTGCGAATTGGGAAACGAAATAGTTACTTGCATCTACAAATACGCTCCGGAGCTGCACATGAAGGCGTAA